CAGATTTTTCGTATGTTCCAAAGGGAAGGTCAACAATAATAAAGCTATTTGGTGCACCTCTTACAACGCCTGCGGCAAGGTAAATAATTTCGTCAAGACAGACACTGCCTGTGTTTTCATATCCATAAATCACACCGCTTGCTGAATCACCAACTAGAAGAAAGTCGAGCTCGCAATCACTCAGGACCCTGGCTGTTGAAAAGTCATAACATGTAAGACCCACCAGCTTCCTGCCGCAGGAACCTTTATGAAAGCGATGTATCCTTGTTCGTCTGGTTGGAGAAGGTTTGCGTGACATACAGATCACACCCCATAATACATCCCAAATTCAAGTGGATGAGGATACTGCGCAATCCGGTTAAGCTCATTCTTCCTCTTGTAATCAATCCATGCGCTAATGAATTCACGGGTGAATACATTCCCCTCAAGGAGGAAATCACAGTCTTGCTCAAGAGCACGCAGTGCATCGCTGAGTGAGCTTGGTAGATATCGCAGGTCCCTTGACTGCTCCTTTGTGAGCTCGTACATATTCTGCTCAACCGGGCTGCCCGGGTGTATTTTATTCTTTATTCCGTCTATTCCTGCCATAAGCAAGGCAGAAAACGCGAGATATGGATTTGAAGAGGAGTCCGGCACTCTGTATTCAATTCTTTTACTGCCTTCAGCTCCGATTGTTGGGGGGATCCTGATAGCAGCCGAACGGTTGCCCGCAGAGTAAACGAGACTGGTTGGTGCTTCAAATCCGGCAACAAGTCTCTTGTATGAGTTCGTTGACGGGTTCGTAAATGCTGCTAGAGCAGGGCCATGTTTTAGCAGGCCACCTATGTACCACAGGGCGATATCGCTCAAATTGGCATACCCGGTTTCACTGTAGAACAGGGGTTTTCCATTTTTCCACAGTGACTGATGAGTGTGCATCCCGGACCCATTGTCTCCGGCAATTGGCTTTGGCATAAAGGTAGCGCTTTTTCCCCATTCATGTGCTGTGTTTTTGACGACATATTTGAATTTCAGCAAATCATCTGCTGCATTGACGAGTGTGTTAAATCTGTAATTTATCTCACCTTGACCCGCGGAGCCAGCTTCATGATGACCTTTTTCAACACGCAGACCAACCTTTGTTAGGGCATTCATTATGTCATCGCGCAGGTCGGCGTGTTGATCCGCAGGGGGAAGGGGGGCGTATCCTCCCTTGTGTTTGAGCTGATTACCAAGGTTCCCACCCCCTTTCCTGCGTGATGAGTTCCAAATACCTTCCTCTGAATCAACAGAATAGGATGATGAGTGATTGCTGATCTTGAACCGAACGTCATCAAAGATGAAAAACTCAGCTTCGGCTGCGAAATACGCTGTATCTGCAAAACGGCACCCCGCGAGGTACTTTTCTGCCTTTTTAGCCACATTACGTGAGTCGCGCTCGTAAACGTCCCCCGTGCGTGGATCGTGCACATC
The sequence above is a segment of the Tropheryma whipplei str. Twist genome. Coding sequences within it:
- the glnA gene encoding type I glutamate--ammonia ligase, with translation MFENAKEAAEYIKSNQIEVLDVRFCDFLGAQHHFAVPAHAVDDEFFQSPQVFDASSLRGYADINHSDMLLVADPSTSYIDPFRHHKTLAMIFDVHDPRTGDVYERDSRNVAKKAEKYLAGCRFADTAYFAAEAEFFIFDDVRFKISNHSSSYSVDSEEGIWNSSRRKGGGNLGNQLKHKGGYAPLPPADQHADLRDDIMNALTKVGLRVEKGHHEAGSAGQGEINYRFNTLVNAADDLLKFKYVVKNTAHEWGKSATFMPKPIAGDNGSGMHTHQSLWKNGKPLFYSETGYANLSDIALWYIGGLLKHGPALAAFTNPSTNSYKRLVAGFEAPTSLVYSAGNRSAAIRIPPTIGAEGSKRIEYRVPDSSSNPYLAFSALLMAGIDGIKNKIHPGSPVEQNMYELTKEQSRDLRYLPSSLSDALRALEQDCDFLLEGNVFTREFISAWIDYKRKNELNRIAQYPHPLEFGMYYGV